DNA from Thermomicrobium roseum DSM 5159:
ACCCGAAGCCATAGAGGAACGCTGGCAGAATATCACCCTCTTCGAGTAACGTCAACATTTCCCAAGACAATGACGAAAAGGTCGTGAAACCTCCGAGAATACCCACGCCGAGCAGTAGACGCGCCTGACTGGAGAGAAAACCGCGCAACGTCATCTCCAGCACGATCCCGATGAGAAAACTGCCCACGAGATTGACGACGACCGTTCCCCAGGGGAAGAAATCGACTCGATGCTGGACCCAACTCGTCACGAGATACCGTAGAATCGCTCCGAGGCCACCACCCAGAGCGACGATCCCTACCTCCATGCTGCTCACTTTCTCTTCGCTCGTCCAGACCACAAGGAAGCCGAGCTTCTCATCGACCAGAAGCCCGGCCTCACGAATTCCCGGTCAAGCTCGAACTACCGGAATTCACCAGGAATCCAGCAGACTCTCACCGTCTTTTCTGTCAAGCGGTCTTGTCAGGGAGATTGCTCTGAGCCTGCTGCGCCTGCTCGGCCCGCTGCGCCTCCTGAGCCTCCCGTGCGGCCTGGCGGAACTCGCGGATGCTCTGCCCGAGACCACGCCCGATCTCCGGCAGCTTCCCCGCGCCAAAGATGACGATCACGATGAAGAGGACGATCAGAAGTTCCTGCCAACCTAGTTGCGGCATCGTTCGCCTTCGCCTCCTCCGCTGTGCGGCACATCACCGTGCTGAGCCAATTGAACACCCTCCGCTCGCGCACGGCAACTCCCCTTTCGCACCGGTTGTCACGCCCGTTCGCAGGCTGAAACACCTCATTGGACAACGCCAACGTGCGCTTTGCCAGCAAACGAGCACGGCGAGGCCCCTGTGCCCGATTTCCTCGAGCCAGGGAGGTACCGCCGACATGGTCTGGCCACAGTCGCCGCAAAGCGCGCGAGTAGACTCAGAAAGGGACGATCAGGGGGTGGACTGCCGTGCACCACAGGGAACCACCGATCCAAGTGGATATCCACACGCACGTGCTGCCGGGCATCGACGATGGCGCGCGCGATATCGAGCAAGCCCTCGCCATGCTCCGCGTCGCAGCAGCAGACGGGACGCAGATCGTGGTCGCGACACCGCACGCTCGCCGTACCGACGTCGCCCAGGTCGTTGCTGCTGTCGAACGCTTGCAGGAGGCCATCGACCGCCAGAGCCTTCCGCTCCAACTCGCCAGCGGTATGGAGGAACAGCTCTGGCCCGATCTAGTCGATCGGCTCCTCGTGGGTACCGCATTGACGCTGTGCGGCACTCGCTGGGTGTTGGTCGAGTTGCCCGACTGGACTGCCTGGCCGAGTGACCTCACCGACCGTCTCTTGGAACTGCGCGCAGCCGGATTCCGGCCAATCCTCGCCCACGTCGAGCGGTATGGACCGATTCAGCGCCAGCCCGAACGACTCCTCGAGGCGATCGCCACCGGCGCATTGATCCAGGTGAACGCCGACTCGTTGTTCGGTCAGAATGGCTACGCCGCGCAGCAGGTCGCGCTCCGTCTGATTCGGGCAGGAGCGGTGAGCGTGCTCGCCAGCGATGCGCACCATCCAGAATGGCGAGCACCGCGCCTGCGGCCGGCCTTCGAGCGGCTGGCTGCGCTCTTCGGCGAGGAGGTAGTCAGCCGGCTCCAGGCAAATGCAGTGGCTGTCGTGCGGGACCAGGACGTCGCGTCGCCCTCTCCGGATCCTGACATGCTCTCTACTTCAATGACGCTGCTCGAGCGCGTCCGCGCGTGGGTCGGTTTCTAGCGCCCCACGCTCTGCCTCGCTCCGATCCCCTGCAGGACCGCCTCGGCTGCCCGCCAGCCACTCGCGATGCAGTCCGATACGCCCACACCGTCATAGGCTGCGCCGGCCAGCGCGAGCCCCGGCCAGGAACCCAGGAGACTCCGGAGTTCGGCGACCCGCTGCCGATGTCCGACGCAATACTGTGGCAATGCTCGCTCGTGCCGGGAGACGATCGCATGTAGGGGTTCGGCTTGCAAACCGACTGCGGAGCGGAGTTCCTGAAGCGCGACCGCGACGGGGATCTCAGCGGGAGCATCGTCGCTGAGCCCAGCTCGCTCGGCGCGGAAGAAGACACGGACGAGCCCGAGATGTTCGGGTGCGCGCGCCGGGAACTTGTTGGTCACCCACGTCACCGCCGAGATCGGCCGCCCCTCGCGCGCGGGAACCAGGAAGCCTCGCCCCCGCGCGAATCCAGCGAGATCACTCTGGCGGTAGACCAGCGTGACCGCCGCGCTGGAGGCATACGGAAGAGCCTGCAGGACCGCTGCGGCTCGGGTAAAGGATCGCTCGAACAGCCGGGCTGCCCGCCAGGCCGGTACCGCGAGGATCACCCCATCAGCCTCCAGCCGCGTCCCGTCCGCCAGGTCGATCGCGAATCCACCATTGGAAGGCGCAATGCCCAACGCGGTCGCACCGGTTCGCACCACGGTGCGCTGCAAATCGCCAGCGACCGCCCTCACGAGACGTCCCATACCAGACCGCAGGGTCAGAAAGGGTGATCCTCCGGCTAGCCCAGCTGGTCGTCGCGCCTGCATGGCTCTCGCGCGCAACAGACTGCCTCGCTCCCGCTCCAGGCGCCGCAACTGCGGATAGGTTGCGAGAACGCTCAGCTGCCCCGCGTCTCCAGCGAAGATCCCCGAAAGGAGCGGCTCGGCCACACGCTCGGCGAACTCGCGACCGAAGCGGCGGCGTACGAAGCTCGCCAGCGATTCGTCGTCTTCATCGAGCCGGGGTGGAACGAGATACTCAGCGAGAAGCCGCAACTTCCCGAGTGGCGAGAGGAGCGGGCTCGTGAGCAACGGTCGAAGGCGTGTCGGGACCAGGAGGGAGAGCCCACTGGGGAGTGGGAGCAGGCGCCCGTCGTGCATGATCGACGTCTCGGCCTGATCCGCTCGCAAGCCGATGATCTCCGACTCCAGACCGAGTGCACGGGCGAGTTCAGTCGCTGCAGGTTTGCTCGCCACCCACGAATCCGGACCATGCTCGATGATGACCTCACCCCAGTGCTCGGTCCGGATCCATCCCCCCAGGCGGGGCTCTGCCTCGATCAGCGTGACGCTGATCGCCGGACTCAGCTGTTCGAGGCGCCAGGCCGCAGCGAGACCAGCGATCCCCCCGCCGATGACGACCACATGAGCGTGCACCTCGCTCATCCTACCCCAACGCGCGCCGCGCGCAGCGTCCGCCGCACCGCATTCGCGATCGCTCGGCAAAGCAGGGGATGATCGTTCAACATCGCTGGCCGCTCGAGCACGATTCCCCGGGACAACGCGTACTCCTTGTGTGCGATATCGACGTCGTAGAGCACTTCCACGTGGTCGCAGACGAACCCGATCGGTACCAGCAAGACTCGCGCAACACCCGCAGCCGCCAACTCGTCGAGCGTCTCCTCGACCGTCGGCCCCAACCACGGTTCCTCGCTCGCTCCCTGACTCTGGAAAGCGAAACGCCACTCGTATTCTGGGAAGTGCGCCGCGACCAGCCGGACGGAGGTGAGAATCTCCTCCCGGTACGGATCCCCCCAGTCCAGTATCCGCGTCGGCAAACTATGCGCGGTGAACAGCAAGAGCGTCCGAGATCGCTCCGTCTCGGGGACGGCTCGGAGCGCCGCAGCGATCCGGTCGACCCAAGCGGCGATGAACTCCGGCTCGTCCTTCCAGCTCTCGACCGCATGGACAGGAACCGTCGCCTGATGGTCGCGGAGCGCCTCGTCCAGTCGTGCCAGATAAGCACCCACGCTCATCCGAGAGTAATGAGGCGCCATCACGACCGCGACGAGCCGGTCGACGCCGTCGCGCAGGATCTCTGGAACCACCTCGCGAATGAAGGGATGCCAGTGTCGCATCGCCACGTAGATGCGGTAGTCAACCCCATCCTCGGTCGCGTACTCCTGCAACGCTCGTTCGATCCCGAGCGCCTCGGCCCGGGTGCGCTCGAGGATCGGGGAACGACCACCGATCGCCCGGTAACGCTCCGTGAGATCAGCCAAGAGTTCGGGCGAATACGGCCGCCCGTGTCGGACGTCCAGGAGGAAGGCCGGAAGATCGTCCAAACGATCGGGTCCTCCGTAGGCCATGAGCAAGACAGCGACGCGCTCGCGTGTCACGGTTTTCCTCCCTTCTCATACTCAGTCTCGGACACGGGCGCTGTACTCGTGCACGAACTCGACGAGGATCGCGACCGCATCGGGCGATGTCTCCGGCAGCACGCCGTGCCCGAGGTTGAAAATGTGACCGGGTCGGCCTGCTGCACGGTCCAAGACATCGCGCGCAGCTTTCCGAAGGTCCTCAGCTGGAGCGAGGAGCCAAGCCGGATCGAGATTCCCTTGGATCGCTCGCGCGCCGATCGCGTTCCAGGCACGATCGAGCTCGATCCGCCAGTCCACGCCGATGACATCGGCTCCCGTGTCAGCCACCAGATCGAGATAGCCGGCTGTTCCAGTGCTGAAGACGATGACCGGGACGCCGAGTTCGCGAACCGCTGCAACGATGCGTCGTGTCCACGGAAGCACCGCGTCACGGTAGACAGCCGGTGCCAATGCTCCTGCCCAGCTGTCGAAGAGCTGAACGACCTCTGCGCCAGCGCGAACCTGCAGCATGAGATAGCGGATCGTGAGCTCGGTCAAGCGCTCCAGCAAGCGTTCCCAAGCAGACCGCTCGGTGAGGAGAAATCGTTTCGTCCGCACGTACTGGCGGGAGCTCCCACCCTCGATCAGGTAGCTGGCCAGTGTGAAGGGAGCCCCCGCGAAACCGATGACTGCCACCCGCTCCGGCAATTCCGCTCGCACGATCCGGATCGCCTCGGCCACCGGCCACAGAGGACTTTCGTCCGGTTCAGGGAGCCGGTCGACCGCTGCCGGATCGCGGATCGGCGCACCGATGACCGGCCCTTCGCCCTCGGCGAAGCTGAGCGGTACACCGAGCGCGAGCACTGGCAGCAGGATATCGGCAAAGATGATCGCTGCGTCGAGAGGATAACGGCGGAGCGGCTGGAGTGTCACTTCGGCGGCGAGTTCCGGTTGGCGACAGAGTTCCAAGAGGCTGTAACGCTCGCGCAAGGCACGGTATTCCGGAAGATACCGCCCAGCTTGCCGCATCAACCACACGGGAGTCATGTCGACCGTTTTTCGACGGCACGCCCGCAGCAGGGGTGAATTTACCATTGCGTCATCCGATCGATGATCTCCTTCTGCCTCTTTGGCCATCGAGATGGGCATGGTGACCCATCCGCTTCGTTCCGAGTCTACCACTGTGCGCACCAGTGCAAGTTCCCTCCTTTTTGCAAATTCACCCGATCAGTACCTTCAGTGCCTCACATAGGAGAGATTGGCTACGCACCGGCCATCGCCGGGTTCCGAGTCTTTCCCATCGAAGAAAGGAGGGAATGCCCGTGAACGAAGGGCCACACCAGGATTTTCGCGACCGTTGGACCGCCGGCGGAGCCGCGCTGGCAGAGGCACTCCGGCTGACGAACGAGAACCTCGCATACCGCCGCCAGTTCATTGGCTTGACGCCAGCTGATCGCGCTGTCTTGGCCAAACTCGCTCCCTGGGCGGAGCGTGTGGCGGGCCGCATCGCCCGCCGCTTCTACGACCACCAGTTCACCTTTCCCGAAACGCGCCGCTTCTTCGAGCAGTACGCCAACCGGCGCGGGATACCACTCGAACAGGTCAGGCAGCGCCTCGAGCAAACCCAAGCCGCTTATTTTCGCTCCATCTTCGAGGAGGCAGCGCGCGGTGGAGACTTCGGTCTGTCCTACTACACGATGCGGTTACGCATCGGTGCCTTGCACAACCAGATCGACCTTCCTCTCAAGTGGTACATCGGAAGCTACGCTCTCTACACGGACCTCGTTCGAGACGAACTCCGCCGTGCCTTCCGGCTTCGTCCGCGCTTGCGTGCCCAGGCGGAACGCGCCATCCTCACTGTCTTCAACTACGATCTCCAGGCAGTGATCGATGCGTTCTTCCTCGATTACCTCCGTTCGATCGGCCTCGATCTCGGGAGTATCCCGGTCCGCGATGCCCGCGAGGACCTCACTGACCAACATGGCGAACTGCGGCGGCGCCTCACGGAAGCCGTCACCACCCTCACCGGAAGCTGCCAGCAGTCTTCGACGCTCAGCCACGCCCTGGCGCGAACGAGCAGCGACCTGGAGCGGATCGCCCAGGCGATCGCGGCGGCGAGCCGGGAACTCGCTGCCACCATGGCGCACGATCAGCATTTGGTCGACCAGGTCGCCACGGCCCACACCCAAATCGATCAAGCCGCCACTGGCATCGCCCGCGGTGCCGGTCAGCAGGACACCACGATTCGGCAGCTGCACAGCGCAGCCCGCGAACTCGCGCAACGGATCGAGGCCATCGTCGAGCGAGCTGGTCAGGGAGCGACGAGTGGACGCGAGGCACTGACAGCCGCCGAGCAAGGTGGACAGGTCATCACGGTCACGCTCGGCGAACTTCGTGTCCTGGCGGACGGGATGCGCGAGCTTGCCGAACAGGTCGAACAACTGACCAACCTGGCCAGCCAGGTCGGTCAGATGGGCCGCGCGATCGAAGAGATCGCCGAACAGACCAATCTCCTGGCTCTCAACGCGGCGATCGAAGCTGCCCGAGCCGGGGAAGCCGGCAAAGGATTCGCGGTCGTCGCCGAGGAGGTCCGCAAGCTGGCCGAGCGGTCGAAGCAGGCCACTAGCGAGATCCTGGAACTGGTCGGCACTATTACCGAGTCGATCAGCAAAGCCGCTGCCTCAGCCCGCCAAAGCGCCCAACGTGCCGAGCAGAGCTCGGAACTGGCAGGGAACGCCGAGCGAGCTGCCCAGGAAATCGTGGAACGAGCTCGCGCCCTCGTCGACAGTATCGTCGCCATCGATCGCGAAGGCCAACTCGTGCGCCGATCGACCGAACAGGTGAGCACCCTCCTGGAAACGGTCAACGCAGTAACCCGAGAGCACGCTGCAGCCGCTGAACAACTTCAGGCGACCATGCATGCGGTCCACCGTCAGTGGCAAGAACTGGAAGCGCATCTGCGCGCCAGCCTCACGCAGGCCGAACGAGTGGCGAACGAGAGCGATGCGCTCGAGGATATCGCGAGCGAAACCGCACGGCTGGCACGGCTCATCGAAGAGCAAGCAGCAGCACTCGGGAGTTCCGCTCGCGCCTTCGCTGTCGCCAGTGACACCGAGCTCGTCGCGTTTTCGAACGGGAAACTAAAGGAGCAGTTCTCGATCGCCGAGTGACCCTCCGACGGGAACCTCCTGCCGAGTGGTACCGTCCTGTATTCAGGAAACCGCGAATGTTCTCGGCAGGAGGTGCTCGTCATGTCTCGTCGGACCAACCGTGCGCAACGCGAGAGGCACGGCCCACATCTCTCTTCACTCGTCGCGTTGGTATTGGTCAACCTCATCGGCTTGGCCTGCGCAGTCAGCCCGGCTGGCACCCCACCGACCCCGACCCCGATCGCACACCCGAGCGAGCACGATGCACTGGTCCTGCGTATCGAGACGAGCGGAGGGCTCCTTCCGCCCTTCGTCCTGGTCACCGAGTTACCCGAGCTTTCCGTCTATGGCGATGGAACGGTCATCGTGCTCGGACCGCAGATCTTGATCTATCCACCCCCGGCACTTCCCAACCTCCTCCAGAGCCGGATCACTGAGGACGGTCTGCAGTTGCTGCTCCGGGAAGCCGCCGCTGCCGGTCTCCTCGACGGCGATGCCGATTACCCCCTCCCCGGTGTGTACGATGCCCCGACGACCTTCTTTACGGTCCACGCTGGTGGCAAGCGGACACGCGTCTCCGTTTACGCCCTGGGACTCGAGGATCCGAGCGATCCGCGCCTGACTGCTGAGCAGCGGGAAGCACGCCAAAAGCTCGCCGCTTTCGCCGCCAAGGCGCGCGACCTCACGAGCTGGCTACCGGCAGACGCGATCATCGAGCGCGACATGCCCTACGTCATTACTCGCCTGCAGGTCGTCGTTGTCCCAGCCGACGCTCCTCAAGCACCGCAGTCTCCCGAGAACATCCCCGTGAGCAGCCGCCCATGGTCGCTCCCAACGCCGCTGTCCCAGATCGGCGAGCCTGCACCGTGGGTGGGGCCGACCGCACGCTGCGCAGTCATCACGAGTCGCAAGGAGTTACCGCGTCTCTTGGAAGAGCTCGCTACCGCGAACACATTGACGCGTTGGGAGAGCGGCCAGCAGGAGTTCGTCCTGCTCGTCCGCCCTCTTCTCCCGGACGAGACCGGATGCCAACCGCGTCGCTGGTAGCGTCTCGCTCACACGAAGCGAACCGTCAGCGGTGGCTGACCATGCAGCTCGACGACGAACAGATCGCCACGGGCCGCCGGAAGAGCTCGGGCGAGTGAGCCCGAGAGCACGATATCCCCCGGCTCCAGCGCGATGCCGAATTCGGCGAGCTTGTTGGCCAACCACGCCACGCAGCGAGCCGGATGACCTAACGCAGCTGCCCCGATTCCCTCGGTCGCGACCTCGCCGTTCTTGTGGATGATCATTCCTACCGTCCGCAGATCCTCGCGGGCGAGTGCGCGGCTCCAGGGACCGACGGTAAAAGCACCGAACGAGGCATCGTCAGCGATGGTATCGGCCAGTTTGATGCGCCAGGCCTCGATGCGGCTATCGACGATTTCCACCGACAGCGCGACCGCCTCGGTCGCAGCGAGCACTTGCTGCAGCGTGACACCGGGTCCCTCCAAGCGGCGACCGATCAGGAAGGCGATCTCCCCCTCCAGGCGTGGCTGAATGAGGATCTCGGTCGGAATCTCGGCTCGTCCACCGCAAGCCGGGAAAAAGCGCGAGGCCCAGAGGCTCCCGTAGTCCGGCTCGCGGACTCCCAACTGTTCTTGCATTGCCCGGCTGGTCAACCCGATCTTGCGACCGATGACGCGCTCACCCTGAGCGATCCGCAACTCGGTCCAGCGCGTCTGGATGGCATACGCCTGTTCCGGCGTCAGGGGACCGAGTGTCTCGGTGAGTGGGGGAATCGGCTGCTTCGTCGTCAAGGCACGCTCGAGCTGGCGCGCCACCGTCTCGCTCTCCACCACCATCTGATCCGCCATGTCACGCCTCCAGTCGAGCCAGCAGGACCGCTCCACCCGGGCCGCGCAACTCGAGCACCCCAGGTCTCGCCGGCACCGCCGCCGCTGGCGATCCCAGGTAGAGAACGTGACCCGGCTCGAGACCACCGACTGCCGCCGCCAGCCACGCGACATGCTCGGTCACCGGCCCGAGCGCAGCGATCGAGCCGGCAGCGACCAGTTCGCCATCCAGGTAAAGGGAGAGTTCACCCTCGACCGGCCAGGGCAGCGCCTGCTCACCGAGAAAGAACGCTCCCCCGGAGGCATTGTCCGCCACCACGTCCGGGGCGCTGAACCGATATCCTTCCCAGACGCTGTCGAGGAGATCGATGCCCAGAAAGGCCGCCCCGATGGCCAGCGCAATCGCACCGGGCGGCGCCCCCGGATGGACCGGATCACGCAAGACGACCGCGATCTCAGGTTCGATGCGCGGTTGGACGAACTCGCTCAGGGAGAGCACCTGCTCACGCAGCATGGTCCGGCTGATCCGACCATAGATCGGGCTGCTCAGCCCCATCTGACGCTGCTTCGCCGGGCTCACCAACCCCAGCTTGTACCCCACGAGGGGCTGGTCGGCGAGGGAAGCGGCTTGCACACGATACGCGCCCGCCAGGTCGACCCCGAGTTTTTCCGCGAGCGGCGAGAGAGGCTGGCGTCGCTCTCGTGCCTCGCGGATCGCTTCCAGGAGTTTTTTCTCCGGCTCGCTCAGCATCGCTCGACACTCCCCCTCAGTCTCCTGGCTGCGACGAGGCAGCACGGTCTCGCTCCGCCATCGTCATTGTCCCGATGCCCCACTCATCGCGCCCGACTTCGTAGATGACGGTCCGAATTTCCTCCACCGGAAAACCCAGGTGACGCCCAGCTGCTTCGGCAAGTCGACGAATCAACTCGGCCTTCTGTTCCGGCGTGCGCCCTTCGACCATCGTCACCTTCAGGACCAGCATCGTGTTCTCCTTCTTAGAGCTTGCCGCGCAGAAACGCACGGACCAACTCGTTGAAGCTCTCGCGTTTCTCGATCTGTACCCAGTGGCTGCACTGCCCGAAGACATGCAGTTGCACCCGCGGCGACCGCGGGAGGAGCCAGAGGCTCGTTTCCAATGGCACGACCACGTCGTCGCGTCCGTGCACGAGCAGGATGGGTCGATCCAGCTCGCGATAGACCTCTTCGGGAAGGACGAGGGCATCCAGATGCTGCTGGCGCGGTGCGGGGAACATCGCCTCGTAACTCCGGCGCACCACTGGATCGAGTGCCGCCGCCAGGCGGTCGCGCGCGATCGCCTCCAGGTCACCACCGACCGTCGCGGGATCGTAGACGAACCAGCGGATGAT
Protein-coding regions in this window:
- the crcB gene encoding fluoride efflux transporter CrcB, translating into MEVGIVALGGGLGAILRYLVTSWVQHRVDFFPWGTVVVNLVGSFLIGIVLEMTLRGFLSSQARLLLGVGILGGFTTFSSLSWEMLTLLEEGDILPAFLYGFGSLVIGVFCAWLGSIVVRWVF
- a CDS encoding 2-keto-4-pentenoate hydratase, producing the protein MLSEPEKKLLEAIREARERRQPLSPLAEKLGVDLAGAYRVQAASLADQPLVGYKLGLVSPAKQRQMGLSSPIYGRISRTMLREQVLSLSEFVQPRIEPEIAVVLRDPVHPGAPPGAIALAIGAAFLGIDLLDSVWEGYRFSAPDVVADNASGGAFFLGEQALPWPVEGELSLYLDGELVAAGSIAALGPVTEHVAWLAAAVGGLEPGHVLYLGSPAAAVPARPGVLELRGPGGAVLLARLEA
- the hemE gene encoding uroporphyrinogen decarboxylase translates to MAKEAEGDHRSDDAMVNSPLLRACRRKTVDMTPVWLMRQAGRYLPEYRALRERYSLLELCRQPELAAEVTLQPLRRYPLDAAIIFADILLPVLALGVPLSFAEGEGPVIGAPIRDPAAVDRLPEPDESPLWPVAEAIRIVRAELPERVAVIGFAGAPFTLASYLIEGGSSRQYVRTKRFLLTERSAWERLLERLTELTIRYLMLQVRAGAEVVQLFDSWAGALAPAVYRDAVLPWTRRIVAAVRELGVPVIVFSTGTAGYLDLVADTGADVIGVDWRIELDRAWNAIGARAIQGNLDPAWLLAPAEDLRKAARDVLDRAAGRPGHIFNLGHGVLPETSPDAVAILVEFVHEYSARVRD
- a CDS encoding methyl-accepting chemotaxis protein, yielding MNEGPHQDFRDRWTAGGAALAEALRLTNENLAYRRQFIGLTPADRAVLAKLAPWAERVAGRIARRFYDHQFTFPETRRFFEQYANRRGIPLEQVRQRLEQTQAAYFRSIFEEAARGGDFGLSYYTMRLRIGALHNQIDLPLKWYIGSYALYTDLVRDELRRAFRLRPRLRAQAERAILTVFNYDLQAVIDAFFLDYLRSIGLDLGSIPVRDAREDLTDQHGELRRRLTEAVTTLTGSCQQSSTLSHALARTSSDLERIAQAIAAASRELAATMAHDQHLVDQVATAHTQIDQAATGIARGAGQQDTTIRQLHSAARELAQRIEAIVERAGQGATSGREALTAAEQGGQVITVTLGELRVLADGMRELAEQVEQLTNLASQVGQMGRAIEEIAEQTNLLALNAAIEAARAGEAGKGFAVVAEEVRKLAERSKQATSEILELVGTITESISKAAASARQSAQRAEQSSELAGNAERAAQEIVERARALVDSIVAIDREGQLVRRSTEQVSTLLETVNAVTREHAAAAEQLQATMHAVHRQWQELEAHLRASLTQAERVANESDALEDIASETARLARLIEEQAAALGSSARAFAVASDTELVAFSNGKLKEQFSIAE
- a CDS encoding tautomerase family protein; amino-acid sequence: MSSGSAATGYRSRNARASTSWSVRFCAASSKKENTMLVLKVTMVEGRTPEQKAELIRRLAEAAGRHLGFPVEEIRTVIYEVGRDEWGIGTMTMAERDRAASSQPGD
- a CDS encoding 2-keto-4-pentenoate hydratase, with translation MADQMVVESETVARQLERALTTKQPIPPLTETLGPLTPEQAYAIQTRWTELRIAQGERVIGRKIGLTSRAMQEQLGVREPDYGSLWASRFFPACGGRAEIPTEILIQPRLEGEIAFLIGRRLEGPGVTLQQVLAATEAVALSVEIVDSRIEAWRIKLADTIADDASFGAFTVGPWSRALAREDLRTVGMIIHKNGEVATEGIGAAALGHPARCVAWLANKLAEFGIALEPGDIVLSGSLARALPAARGDLFVVELHGQPPLTVRFV
- the tatA gene encoding twin-arginine translocase TatA/TatE family subunit yields the protein MPQLGWQELLIVLFIVIVIFGAGKLPEIGRGLGQSIREFRQAAREAQEAQRAEQAQQAQSNLPDKTA
- a CDS encoding tyrosine-protein phosphatase, whose amino-acid sequence is MHHREPPIQVDIHTHVLPGIDDGARDIEQALAMLRVAAADGTQIVVATPHARRTDVAQVVAAVERLQEAIDRQSLPLQLASGMEEQLWPDLVDRLLVGTALTLCGTRWVLVELPDWTAWPSDLTDRLLELRAAGFRPILAHVERYGPIQRQPERLLEAIATGALIQVNADSLFGQNGYAAQQVALRLIRAGAVSVLASDAHHPEWRAPRLRPAFERLAALFGEEVVSRLQANAVAVVRDQDVASPSPDPDMLSTSMTLLERVRAWVGF
- the hemH gene encoding ferrochelatase, giving the protein MTRERVAVLLMAYGGPDRLDDLPAFLLDVRHGRPYSPELLADLTERYRAIGGRSPILERTRAEALGIERALQEYATEDGVDYRIYVAMRHWHPFIREVVPEILRDGVDRLVAVVMAPHYSRMSVGAYLARLDEALRDHQATVPVHAVESWKDEPEFIAAWVDRIAAALRAVPETERSRTLLLFTAHSLPTRILDWGDPYREEILTSVRLVAAHFPEYEWRFAFQSQGASEEPWLGPTVEETLDELAAAGVARVLLVPIGFVCDHVEVLYDVDIAHKEYALSRGIVLERPAMLNDHPLLCRAIANAVRRTLRAARVGVG
- the hemG gene encoding protoporphyrinogen oxidase yields the protein MSEVHAHVVVIGGGIAGLAAAWRLEQLSPAISVTLIEAEPRLGGWIRTEHWGEVIIEHGPDSWVASKPAATELARALGLESEIIGLRADQAETSIMHDGRLLPLPSGLSLLVPTRLRPLLTSPLLSPLGKLRLLAEYLVPPRLDEDDESLASFVRRRFGREFAERVAEPLLSGIFAGDAGQLSVLATYPQLRRLERERGSLLRARAMQARRPAGLAGGSPFLTLRSGMGRLVRAVAGDLQRTVVRTGATALGIAPSNGGFAIDLADGTRLEADGVILAVPAWRAARLFERSFTRAAAVLQALPYASSAAVTLVYRQSDLAGFARGRGFLVPAREGRPISAVTWVTNKFPARAPEHLGLVRVFFRAERAGLSDDAPAEIPVAVALQELRSAVGLQAEPLHAIVSRHERALPQYCVGHRQRVAELRSLLGSWPGLALAGAAYDGVGVSDCIASGWRAAEAVLQGIGARQSVGR